The Opitutales bacterium ASA1 genome window below encodes:
- the rpsQ gene encoding 30S ribosomal protein S17: MQSSPRKQRKVLNGTVSSRMGDKSVKVTVPYKARHPRYLKVTNRKTVLHVHDEENTAQVGDRVQIMETRPLSRLKRWRICQVLERAPQAFSVVADPVEATGASTSGQSDKE; this comes from the coding sequence ATGCAATCTTCACCGCGTAAGCAACGCAAGGTGCTCAACGGCACCGTTTCCAGCCGGATGGGCGACAAGTCGGTCAAGGTCACCGTACCCTACAAGGCACGCCACCCTCGCTACCTGAAGGTGACGAATCGCAAGACGGTCCTTCACGTCCACGACGAGGAGAATACCGCTCAAGTGGGTGATCGCGTCCAGATCATGGAAACCCGTCCTCTGAGTCGCCTCAAGCGTTGGCGTATCTGCCAAGTGCTGGAACGTGCGCCGCAGGCCTTTTCCGTCGTCGCAGATCCCGTCGAAGCGACTGGTGCCTCGACCTCCGGCCAGTCCGACAAGGAGTGA
- the rplV gene encoding 50S ribosomal protein L22 translates to MEVQAITRHARMSPKKVREVARVIQGRPATEALELVRFIPRKSARLLAKTLKSAVANAENNNELSVDSLVVKFALVENGPVLKRFKAGARGSASPRKKRMSHIRIVLSDEAKTA, encoded by the coding sequence ATGGAAGTCCAAGCAATCACCCGTCACGCCCGCATGTCGCCCAAGAAGGTGCGCGAAGTGGCGCGGGTCATCCAAGGCCGTCCGGCCACCGAAGCGTTGGAGTTGGTGCGCTTCATTCCGCGCAAGTCTGCGCGTCTCCTCGCCAAGACGTTGAAATCCGCCGTGGCGAATGCGGAGAACAACAACGAGCTGTCCGTCGATTCTCTCGTCGTGAAGTTCGCCCTCGTGGAGAACGGACCCGTTTTGAAGCGATTCAAGGCCGGCGCACGTGGTTCCGCGTCCCCGCGCAAGAAGCGCATGTCCCACATCCGCATCGTTCTCAGCGACGAAGCCAAGACCGCCTGA
- the rpsC gene encoding 30S ribosomal protein S3, with the protein MGQKTNPIGFRLSVRRNWQSRWYASRRNFPQVLLEDHKIREILLEKLKFASVPRVFIERASNRIRVKIFTARPGIVIGKKGAEIEKIREDLGRMTGREILLDIQEVRKPEIESQLVAENIALQLERRISFRRAMKKAVQMAMSLGAEGIRVQVAGRLGGADIARTEKQRQGRVPLHTLREQIDYGFAEANTVYGIIGVKVWICKKEADNN; encoded by the coding sequence ATGGGCCAAAAGACCAATCCAATCGGCTTCCGCCTTTCCGTCCGGCGCAACTGGCAGTCGCGCTGGTACGCCAGCCGTCGCAACTTCCCGCAGGTGCTGCTCGAAGATCACAAGATCCGCGAGATCCTGCTCGAGAAGCTCAAGTTCGCGTCCGTCCCGCGCGTCTTCATCGAGCGCGCCTCGAATCGCATTCGCGTCAAGATCTTCACCGCGCGTCCCGGCATCGTGATCGGCAAGAAGGGCGCCGAGATCGAGAAGATCCGCGAAGACCTCGGGCGCATGACCGGCCGTGAGATTCTCCTCGACATCCAAGAGGTGCGTAAGCCCGAAATCGAGTCCCAGCTCGTCGCAGAAAACATCGCTCTCCAGCTCGAGCGACGTATCTCGTTCCGCCGCGCGATGAAGAAGGCCGTGCAAATGGCCATGAGTCTCGGTGCCGAGGGCATTCGCGTCCAAGTCGCGGGTCGATTGGGCGGCGCGGACATCGCGCGCACCGAAAAGCAACGCCAGGGCCGCGTGCCCCTCCACACCCTCCGTGAGCAGATCGACTACGGCTTCGCCGAAGCCAACACGGTTTACGGCATCATCGGGGTCAAGGTCTGGATTTGTAAGAAGGAAGCCGACAACAACTGA
- the rplE gene encoding 50S ribosomal protein L5 has translation MSQPFLRKHYQEVVVPELQKLHGYKNIHQVPRLEKIVINSGVDASADKNVMAELVKDIAAISGQKPVVTKARKSVANFKLREGMPIGVKVTLRGTSMYEFLYRLVAVALPTIRDFRGIPTKFDGRGNYNLGITDVTIFPEISVETHKAHPGLDIAFVTTAQTDDEGRDLLKLFGMPFRRSEAGSKTAA, from the coding sequence ATGAGTCAGCCCTTTCTACGCAAACACTACCAAGAGGTGGTGGTCCCGGAGCTGCAAAAGCTCCATGGTTACAAGAACATCCATCAGGTGCCTCGCTTGGAGAAGATCGTCATCAACTCCGGCGTCGACGCCTCTGCGGACAAGAACGTGATGGCGGAGCTCGTCAAGGACATCGCGGCCATCTCCGGCCAGAAGCCCGTGGTGACGAAAGCTCGCAAGAGCGTCGCGAACTTCAAGCTTCGTGAAGGCATGCCGATCGGCGTGAAGGTCACGTTGCGCGGCACCTCGATGTACGAGTTCTTGTATCGACTCGTGGCCGTGGCGCTTCCGACGATCCGCGACTTCCGCGGCATCCCGACGAAGTTCGACGGCCGCGGAAACTACAACCTCGGTATCACAGACGTGACCATCTTCCCGGAGATTTCCGTCGAGACGCACAAGGCCCACCCGGGCCTCGACATTGCGTTCGTTACGACTGCTCAGACCGACGACGAGGGCAGGGATTTGCTCAAACTGTTTGGTATGCCGTTCCGTCGTTCCGAGGCCGGTAGCAAAACCGCTGCGTAA
- the rplW gene encoding 50S ribosomal protein L23 has protein sequence MVSPDKVLKAFRLTEKSNKASSELNQYTFEVFPSATRQTIRAAVEQTFKVTVTRVNVMNVKGKPTKSRKGVPGFKSDRKKAVVTLKEGDKIELV, from the coding sequence ATGGTCAGCCCAGACAAAGTCCTCAAAGCCTTCCGTCTGACGGAAAAGTCCAACAAGGCCTCCAGCGAACTGAATCAATACACGTTCGAGGTGTTTCCTTCCGCCACTCGTCAAACGATTCGCGCTGCCGTGGAGCAGACCTTCAAGGTCACGGTGACGCGCGTCAACGTGATGAACGTCAAAGGCAAACCCACGAAGTCGCGCAAGGGCGTCCCGGGATTCAAATCCGACCGCAAGAAGGCGGTGGTGACGCTGAAGGAAGGCGACAAGATCGAGCTCGTTTGA
- the rpsS gene encoding 30S ribosomal protein S19, which yields MSRSVKKGYFVDTHLMDKLEKSLKSGARKPISTWSRRSTITPDFVGQTFNVHNGKNFVSVYITENMVGHKLGEFAATRQFRSHGSHTAKTA from the coding sequence ATGTCTCGCTCGGTCAAAAAGGGATATTTCGTCGATACGCACCTGATGGACAAGCTGGAGAAGTCGCTGAAGAGCGGTGCCCGCAAGCCCATTTCGACATGGTCGCGTCGCTCCACCATTACGCCGGACTTCGTCGGCCAAACGTTCAACGTCCATAACGGCAAGAACTTCGTCTCGGTTTACATCACCGAGAACATGGTCGGTCACAAGCTGGGCGAATTCGCCGCTACTCGCCAATTCCGCAGCCACGGCTCGCACACGGCAAAAACCGCCTAA
- the rplP gene encoding 50S ribosomal protein L16: MPLQPARTKYRKTHKGSLAGDASRGNTLAFGEFGIQALDRGNLTSSQIEAARVAINRHLKRKGKMWIRVFPHKPITKKPLEVRMGQGKGPVEYYVARIHPGTILFEVAGVPLTLAREALRLADTKIPLECRFVSRDAAV; this comes from the coding sequence ATGCCTCTCCAACCCGCACGCACCAAATACCGCAAGACCCACAAGGGTAGCCTCGCCGGCGACGCGTCTCGCGGCAACACGCTCGCTTTTGGCGAGTTCGGCATCCAAGCGCTCGATCGCGGCAATCTCACGTCGTCTCAGATTGAAGCGGCTCGCGTGGCGATCAACCGCCACCTCAAGCGCAAGGGCAAGATGTGGATTCGCGTCTTCCCGCACAAGCCGATCACCAAGAAACCGCTCGAGGTTCGGATGGGTCAGGGAAAAGGCCCCGTCGAATATTACGTCGCCAGAATTCACCCGGGCACGATCCTCTTCGAAGTAGCGGGTGTTCCTCTCACGCTGGCTCGCGAAGCACTCCGCCTCGCGGACACCAAGATCCCGCTGGAATGCCGCTTCGTCAGCCGCGACGCAGCCGTTTAA
- the rplN gene encoding 50S ribosomal protein L14, with protein sequence MIQLRSILDVADNTGARKASMIRRLGQPKRTAGVGDVIVVNIKESSTDASVKKGEVARAVIVRTKAPIRRADGSYLRFDSNAVVIIDATGNPKGTRIFGPVARELRSKQFMKIISLAPEVL encoded by the coding sequence ATGATTCAACTCAGATCCATCTTGGACGTCGCCGACAACACGGGAGCCCGTAAGGCCTCGATGATCCGTCGGCTCGGACAACCAAAGCGAACTGCCGGTGTCGGCGACGTGATCGTCGTCAACATCAAGGAGAGCAGCACCGACGCGTCCGTGAAGAAGGGAGAGGTCGCGCGCGCCGTCATCGTCCGCACGAAGGCTCCTATTCGTCGTGCCGACGGTAGCTATCTCCGCTTCGACAGCAATGCCGTCGTCATCATCGATGCGACCGGTAATCCGAAGGGCACTCGCATCTTCGGTCCGGTCGCCCGCGAACTGCGGTCGAAGCAGTTCATGAAGATCATTTCGCTCGCTCCGGAGGTACTATGA
- the rplB gene encoding 50S ribosomal protein L2 gives MPIKTFRPITASLRFTELNVQEDLTKKRPERALTKSQSKSGGRNCYGRLTSRRRGGGHKRLYRVIDFKRNKLEIPATVQALEYDPNRSANLALLAYADGEKRYILAPNGIKVGHKVVATDKAEFAVGNNVPLSIIPPATKIHAVELYPGRGAQIARSAGNAAELVGVDGKQATIKLPSGEIRLVSSRCRATIGEVGNGEHMNQSLGKAGRNRWLGKRPRVRGMAMNPVDHPNGGGQGKSKGGGGHLQLVSPWGQLAKSFPTRRKSKETNGLIITRRNGRKLKKN, from the coding sequence ATGCCCATCAAGACTTTTCGCCCAATAACGGCCTCCCTCCGATTCACGGAGCTCAACGTCCAGGAGGATCTCACGAAGAAGCGGCCGGAACGAGCGCTGACCAAGAGCCAGTCGAAATCCGGCGGTCGCAACTGCTACGGACGGCTCACCTCCCGCCGCCGCGGCGGTGGCCACAAGCGCCTTTATCGCGTGATCGATTTCAAGCGCAACAAACTGGAGATTCCCGCGACGGTACAAGCGCTCGAGTACGATCCGAATCGTTCCGCGAACCTCGCTTTGCTCGCCTATGCGGACGGCGAGAAGCGTTACATTCTGGCGCCCAACGGAATCAAGGTCGGCCACAAGGTCGTGGCGACCGACAAGGCGGAGTTCGCGGTCGGCAACAATGTGCCTTTGTCGATCATTCCGCCGGCAACCAAGATTCACGCCGTGGAGCTTTATCCCGGGCGCGGGGCGCAGATCGCGCGCTCGGCCGGCAATGCCGCAGAACTCGTGGGTGTGGACGGCAAGCAAGCGACGATCAAGCTCCCGAGCGGCGAAATCCGGCTCGTTAGTTCACGTTGCCGCGCGACCATCGGTGAAGTCGGAAACGGCGAGCACATGAATCAATCGCTCGGCAAGGCCGGCCGCAATCGCTGGCTCGGCAAGCGTCCCCGTGTCCGCGGTATGGCGATGAATCCGGTCGATCACCCGAACGGCGGTGGTCAAGGCAAGAGCAAGGGTGGTGGCGGTCACCTCCAGCTCGTATCCCCGTGGGGTCAGCTCGCAAAGAGCTTCCCGACACGTCGCAAGTCGAAGGAGACCAACGGTCTCATCATCACCCGTCGCAACGGTCGCAAGTTGAAGAAGAACTGA